The sequence below is a genomic window from Xiphophorus maculatus strain JP 163 A chromosome 10, X_maculatus-5.0-male, whole genome shotgun sequence.
acataaaacaaaaatgtatattatgatcaaacaagtttgtttgttgATGTGTAAAGATGGTTGTGATGATGAATTAGTCGACATTCTCATAATTTTTGCGTTTAATGTCCAGGATTCGGCACACTCCGACTACCACGCCAAACACCTGCAAAGGGTAAAAGATGGAGTTAGACGCTGGGAATGAAATAATGTAGCATACCTAAAGAGTTgctttagcttttaaaataatataactgACTTTTAATTTGCTTGAGTAAGAATGGAGTCTGATTTTTGCAGAATCCTACCAGgtaaaatgtacatttgctCCATAAATGCAGTGGCTAAACATGTGCTTCTGTCGTGTATTTTCCCAAGGGAAGATCTAAAGCCTGCCTTTGATTCACATTCTGGCttttaatgaatatatttttacataatttaaggCTTCTGACATcttattaaaactttataagCAGTTTACCTCTGTGATTCCAAGAGCAATGCAAACACCGCCGACCCACACCAGATTCTTCAACAGAAAGAGCTTTAAAGCTGAGATACATCCCTGAGGAAGAAGACAGAGTTTAACTGTTTATCCTCAGAAATGTGGTTAGACTCTTCAGCTGAAATATCTCAGCAGGGCAGACCTTTCTGTGAGCTTTTTCCTTGTCATGTCCACAACCTTCTCTCTTCTCCGGGCAGCAGGAATCTGGCACGGCTTCATGGTTTCCCCAGCCCACACTTCTGGACCAGTCGGTGTAAGTGTCGGCGCCGCAGCATTTGAACTGCAGCAAAagttaaagtagaaaaaaggtTAAAAGTTAGAAGTTACATCCTAAATGCCTAAATTACATTTAGTCAGTTTTGACTGACtaaatgtaatttcatttttaaagctggtTCTGTTGACAACAGTATTTTTGCAGAAGTATTTTTGGCTGTtgaaccttttcatattttcacaataaaaaagaaaaacaacaacttcataataaagtttttttttgccaactgtCTGCAAATGGTACTTACCAAGAGACTTAAATTCTTGCCCTTCCTGTCCCCctcaccccccaaaaaagtttTTGCTCTAAATATATTccatgctgaagaaaaaacatgtgatCCACATAGAGGCAATTagttataattcattttatctAAGAGTATCAAAATAAAGGGAGCTGACGACTGAAGCACGCAAACCTATTCAGAATTTCATTTGTACAAAACCAGCATGGTCCCTCTAACAACAACATCCTTCTTTCACTTCATAATAATGTGCTACATTGAGTTGGCTCATCacacaaaatctcaataaaacacattgaggtttgtagttataatgtaaaaatgttgaaagttcAAAGGGTGAAAACACTTTATACCAAGCACTGTATATGGAAGAACACAGCCAGGATTTCACAGTTTCAAAACCCATTGAAGGGAACAATAAACAGAAGAATAACGATGTGTTTGAGGTATTAATAACTCAGCTAAACTGGtcatattttcttataaaatgCTAAGTATTTTCTAATGTTTCAAGGGGCTAACGAACAGTTTCTAATGTTCATAAATGTTTTGACACCTGTAAGCTTGCAACTGTCCAAACCATAATTTGGGTGCATTATTatcttgttttcattaaaatattggcATGCATTCACACCATCAGTGGGATTTCATTAGACCAGAATTTAGCAAGTAGTTTTCGATCTCCATGTCTGTTTGTTTAGCTGCAGCTGCATCAAAAAGGTTTCAacaattttatttggttttgttccttttttttttttaaaaacacagaactcCTCACCTCTCTCCTCCAAACCCCGGATCATCCCGAGCAGAACCTGGGCTTTGACAGCGCTCTGCGTCCAGTGTCGCTGTAGTGATGACAGGACGTGGCTAACCTCCTCCGCCTCCTGCTGCCAGGTTAAACCATCGAAGTGGCAGTCGTACAGAACCAGAGGGTAGTCCACTGCCATGCTGCAAGCCAGAAGAACAAACCTATGAAAAATTATCTCCTGTTAAAAGACGCATCAAAACGCCTCTGCTGTCTTTATTTGATGCAGAGGAGTGGTGGCTCTACAGCAAGATCACTGGGTCAAAAAGAGGCTCGTGCTTCTACCAAGGTTCTATTCAGGCCTGGCTTCAAGGGTTCAGCAGGAAGTTCAaggatttttgtaaatgttttaaatatctatagaagaaaaacataatcttACAtgggtttaatttatttatttctgttttttccttacTATCCTACTTAATAAAGGTTAAGGCTATTCTTTTATTCTAAAACATTGATGGTTTGATGTTGTTTCCACTAGTTCAAAAAAGAAGAGCTCctgaactttttttaaaggttttattggctctagtgggctttatttgatagttaattgacaggaaagtgggtaatgagagaaggggaagacatgcggcaaaggtcgctaggctgggaatcaaacctgcgatAGCCGcggcgtcgaggactaaggcctccatatgtgggttgtgcttaacccctgcgccactaCATCACATCCCCCTGAACGTTTTCTGATGATAAAAAATTCAAGGTACTTCAAGAACCTTAATTCTTCTTTGTACCAGCAAAAAGCAGCCCAAGTGCCAACAGGTCGCTGTTTTGTCACCTGTATTGAGgctttctggggtttttttcaacATCCAGCAGTTGACTGATTATCTCCAGAGCTTCCAGCTTCTGTCCTATCAAAAGAAGCACCGCCATCATGCAACGTACCTGCAGCAGGACATATGGTTAGTTGCAAATTACCCCCTACTTACAGGGATGCACCGGCTTCACCTGAGTGTTAAGCTCTTATTACCTGGTGGTAAAGGAAGGCTAAACCTTTGatctcaaacacaaacagatcatATTGCTCTGTGCTGGAAACCTGCTGGGGCTGCAAAGGCCTGACTGAGGCAGACAAGATGGTCCTCTCAAACTGCAGGACCCCGTTCCCCACGTCCACTTTGCACAGGTTGCGAAAGTCATGCGTTCCTTCGTATCTGTTGAGCACCAAAAGATCTTTATATTAGAAAAATCATGGGGTGAAATCAGCATTTATAGTTTTACACTCACCGTTTTGCAGCATTTCCCATCAGCTCTACATCCAACGACCCTCGGGGGAAGTAGTAGCGGTACGTGCGGGACTGGCAGTCGAAACGCGCACTGAAACCTTGCTCTGCGGCTGCCCAGTCCAAGATCCGAATGTCCTGCGGCAAAACTCTATTCAGCATCTTCACGTATGGAAGCTCAGAGGTGGAAGCTTTTGATTTGGTGCCGAGATCGAGATTTTCAGGGAGGGTTACGCCAAGTCCTCCACAAAACTGGGAGGAGCGCAGGTCAATGGTTATAACCTAGAACATAGAGAGATCAGTTATCATTTAGTTAAAGCCCATACACAAGACATacagctgcattttaaaaattattaccCGTTGAAATTTTCCATATCTTGtctttttacaaacacaaactttaaaggAGACCTATCAGGTAAAAGTCACAATTTGCtcctaatgcttttcaaagatgtacggttgtataatggCGCATATGCTTGCAACCATTTTCAAgctgagtgtaaacgttgagttgggggggcgtgttttatttgtagaacAATTAGAAAAACCAATTTGCGTTTGtctgtcacattaaataaattgaataaataatgtttaaaataaatgagctcGTATACCTTCTAGAAGGCATCTGGAGGACTGATTTTCATCACATTAAACTCACTTGAGAAAAAGCACTGACTCCTTTATCAGTTCGACCACAGCGGTGATAGTTGGAGCTCTGTCGGTCCTGAATCAGTCGTGTCTTCAGCAGCGCTTCAAACAGCCTGGCCTCCACCGTGTTGTCCGTGTTGTCCTGAACAGCGAAGCCCTGGTAGGCCCAGCCCAGGTAAGCCAGCTTCAGAGCtgttacggcccctggcctcttgaggctgtgcaggctttgtttttttctattatgcaggatcagctgtgcgggcacagctttctgattggctgcctaggagctgcaggagagcagccaccccattggtgcagcaaagccaatcagatgtTGATGAGACCCACCTGCATCATATAAAAGACGTCCgagttcattcctccagtggggcagctagcaggaagaggttgGCGACAGCTGACCCCCACCTTCCGTGTTCGGTGACTGTTTTGGACAGTTTagaccattttgtttttgctccttttgtTAAGTAGTGAATCTGCTTTAGATAAACTTTGAACAagctagaggcttgtgtttgggaggtttttggtgctcccctttgttctttctttttggttgttttgagttactttagactgatgtgtttgcacatcttgttatttaatttgcactcagtGTTTTCTACGTTTGTTggttctttacttttgtttaattggcttaagttgtattgtgttttggtttgtgaaaaccatcttttgtaataaatcattctttcattccacttttatctctggacacattttatgttaccGCCCCTGGACCCCTAGACCTAAGGGGGCGTAACATAagtgggggctcgtccgggatacTCGTTAAGAGGATCCCTCTGTTCAGAGTTAAAAGAGGAACACTTTTGGTTGTCTGTATCCAGCAACTATGTCAGTTACATTCAGTCTGGAGCACTTTTTAGCCGATCCCTCTCTTGAGCTTATTGATAGCTGTCGCAAGAATGAATTGCTGCAAATTGTGGAGCACTTTCAGCTGCAGGTCCCAAAACAGGTCCTTAAAGGTGACCTAAAGGCTCTGATAGTGGATAAGTTGGTGGAAATTGGGGTGATCAAAGAGCCTGATCTGCCTGAGGCTGCTGTGGTGCCAAGCCGAGAGACCTTGTCTGTGGAGGACCTCAAAGATGGTCCTAGTGTGGAGGCAGCAGTGAGTGACCGGGGAAAGACACCTCGCACACTCCCTCGCTATGATCCGCTGTCTTCTGTGAGTTCAGAAGGACGAGATGGAGCTCGTTTGAAGGTGCGGTTGGCACGTCTCCAAATGGAGGCTGAGGAAAAAGCCCAGGACAGAAGAGCTCAGCTGGAGCTTGAGGTCAGGAGACTGGAAATAGAGGCTGATAAAGCTATAAAGCTGCACAAACTTGAGCTGGAGGCCCAGACTCGAGCGCCCTCTGCCTCTGTCACACCCGGTTCCACCTCCATGTCTGCTATGCCATTCGACATCAGTAAGTGTATTTCTTTAGTACCTGCTTTTAGAGAAACTGAGGTGGACTCATACTTTGCAGCATTTGAACGCATTGCTGGCGCTTTGCAATGGCCTAGGGAAACCTGGCCACTCTTGTTACAATGTAAGTTTTCTGGTAAAGCTCAAGAGGTGTTGGCAGCGCTCCCTTTAAAAGATAGTTTAGACTATGATCTGGTTAAAGCTGCTGTCTTACAAGCTTATGAGTTGGTCCCAGAAGCTTATAGACAGAAGTTTCGACAGCAGAAGAAAACTATTGGACAAACGCATGTTGAGTTTGCCAGAGAGAAATCCATTCTCTTTGATAAGTGGTGTACTGCATCTAAGGTAAATAACTATGAGACATTACGTGAGCTAATATTGCTAGAAGACTTTAAGAAGTGCATTCCAGATCGGGTGGTGGTGTACCTAAATGAACAGAAGGTGACTACTTTGGCGTCTGCTGCTGTTCTGGCTGATGAGTATGCTCTTACCCATAAGTCATCCTtcacttttaatgaaaagtcaCCTATTAGCTCTGTACCACAGTCTCAGATGGTTAAAACCACGGTTCCAAAAGAAAGCcgtgaatgtttttattgtcacaaaCCTGGACATGTCATCGCTGATTGTTTAGCTTTAAAACGCAAAACACAGTCAAATTCTACACAAACTAAAGGTGTTggttttgtgaagaaagaaccCCGTAATAAGAGCATTGGTTGTGGTGACAAATTACCTGATCCCTGTTTTGTACCATTCATTTTCGATGGCTTAATCTCACTGATGGCTGATCCCTCTGATTTAAAGCCTGTACGTATCCTGAGAGACACTGGAGGTTCCCAGTCAGTCATTCTTGCCAATGTCTTACCTTTCTCACATGAGAGTGCATGTGGTTATAACTCTGTTCTGAGGGGGATAGAGATGGGCTACGCTCCAAAACCAGTCCACAGAGTTTACGTTGAATCTAAACTTGTCACCGGATTTTTC
It includes:
- the LOC111609915 gene encoding tRNA pseudouridine(38/39) synthase-like; amino-acid sequence: MNSDVFYMMQRPGAVTALKLAYLGWAYQGFAVQDNTDNTVEARLFEALLKTRLIQDRQSSNYHRCGRTDKGVSAFSQVITIDLRSSQFCGGLGVTLPENLDLGTKSKASTSELPYVKMLNRVLPQDIRILDWAAAEQGFSARFDCQSRTYRYYFPRGSLDVELMGNAAKRYEGTHDFRNLCKVDVGNGVLQFERTILSASVRPLQPQQVSSTEQYDLFVFEIKGLAFLYHQVRCMMAVLLLIGQKLEALEIISQLLDVEKNPRKPQYSMAVDYPLVLYDCHFDGLTWQQEAEEVSHVLSSLQRHWTQSAVKAQVLLGMIRGLEERVQMLRRRHLHRLVQKCGLGKP